A DNA window from Hemitrygon akajei chromosome 26, sHemAka1.3, whole genome shotgun sequence contains the following coding sequences:
- the ttc36 gene encoding tetratricopeptide repeat protein 36 produces the protein MSSLKDQAVLQTIFNTNNPFGDDLRLETEVELTDDDSRFDSVLVEQAKDLELRGVSLAESGNIDAAVDLFDQAIAIIPERASAYNNRAQALRLKGDTTGALSSLNKAVELSGGKGWTASQALVQRGLLHRLNQRDAEALQDFRQAAEMGNKFARKQVTLMNPYAALCNRMLAEMLNLRNPKPSPPPSL, from the exons ATGAGCAGCCTCAAAGACCAGGCTGTGCTGCAGACCATCTTCAACACCAACAACCCATTTGGCGATGATCTCCGGCTAGAAACAGAGGTCGAACTGACCGATGACG ATAGCAGGTTTGATTCGGTGCTGGTGGAACAGGCCAAGGACTTAGAACTCCGTGGAGTATCTCTGGCGGAGTCTGGGAATATTGATGCGGCCGTGGATTTATTTGATCAGGCCATCGCAATCATTCCCGAGCGAGCATCTGCTTACAACAATCGCGCACAGGCTCTCCGACTAAAGGGAGATACGACAG GGGCTCTGAGTAGCTTGAACAAGGCAGTGGAGCTAAGTGGAGGCAAAGGGTGGACAGCCAGCCAGGCTTTGGTCCAGCGTGGACTTCTCCACAGACTCAACCAACGGGATGCAGAGGCTCTGCAGGACTTCCGACAGGCGGCCGAAATGGGTAATAAGTTCGCTAGGAAGCAAGTGACCCTCATGAACCCCTATGCAGCTCTATGCAACCGCATGCTGGCTGAGATGTTGAACCTCAGAAATCccaagccctctccaccaccatctctgtgA